In Nocardia asteroides, the following proteins share a genomic window:
- a CDS encoding RidA family protein produces the protein MFAPVPYHHVSISTGTRQVRVAGQIARDADGNPVAPGDLTGQLACALRNTARGLAGVGATFADVVRLRFYVTDWHPDKYPAFLAGIEQVVAELGIPDPLPPVSAIGVDYLFEPDVLVEVEADAVLD, from the coding sequence ATGTTCGCTCCCGTTCCCTACCACCATGTTTCGATCAGCACCGGCACGCGCCAGGTGCGGGTGGCCGGACAGATCGCTCGCGATGCCGACGGCAACCCGGTCGCCCCCGGTGACCTCACCGGCCAACTCGCCTGTGCCCTGCGCAACACCGCGCGCGGCCTGGCCGGTGTCGGCGCGACCTTCGCCGACGTGGTCCGGCTGCGGTTCTATGTCACCGACTGGCATCCCGACAAGTACCCGGCCTTCCTCGCCGGCATCGAACAGGTCGTCGCCGAACTCGGCATTCCCGACCCGCTGCCGCCGGTGTCCGCGATCGGCGTCGACTACCTCTTCGAACCCGATGTGCTGGTGGAAGTGGAGGCCGACGCCGTCCTCGACTGA
- a CDS encoding alpha/beta fold hydrolase: protein MTAQHSNDTAWAGMVAVDDTELAVTDSGGDGMPVLYLNGQFATQGYWRKTIAELGPGFRHITFDERARGRKSKLSADYSFEAAVRDVDAVLAARGVERALLVGWSYGAVVGAHWAERNPERTIGAVLVDGAFPYDWLDDAMEQRIRTLFKRLSWVMPLLRPTGLAPRMTAAQQAESNIELGKLSRTNELGPVLDAITVPVRYVVASGTSFGSKRDEQEKIRSGLDAATTRNPNIRIGAKVPSNHGALLRKDFRAIADSVREVATLDR from the coding sequence ATGACCGCGCAGCATTCGAACGACACCGCGTGGGCCGGGATGGTCGCCGTCGACGACACCGAACTGGCTGTCACCGACAGCGGGGGCGACGGTATGCCGGTGCTCTACCTCAACGGGCAGTTCGCGACCCAGGGGTACTGGCGCAAGACCATCGCCGAGCTGGGTCCGGGGTTCCGGCACATCACCTTCGACGAGCGGGCCCGTGGCCGCAAGTCCAAGCTGTCGGCCGATTACTCGTTCGAGGCGGCCGTGCGCGACGTGGACGCGGTGCTGGCGGCCCGCGGCGTGGAGCGGGCGCTGCTGGTGGGCTGGTCCTACGGCGCGGTCGTCGGCGCGCACTGGGCCGAACGGAATCCGGAGCGCACCATCGGCGCGGTGCTGGTCGACGGCGCCTTCCCGTACGACTGGCTCGACGACGCCATGGAGCAGCGGATCCGCACCCTGTTCAAGCGGCTGAGCTGGGTGATGCCGCTGCTGCGGCCGACCGGTCTGGCCCCGCGGATGACCGCCGCGCAGCAGGCCGAGAGCAATATCGAGCTCGGCAAGCTGTCCCGCACGAACGAACTGGGTCCGGTGCTGGACGCGATCACGGTGCCGGTGCGGTACGTGGTGGCCTCGGGTACCTCGTTCGGCAGCAAGCGCGACGAGCAGGAGAAGATCCGCAGCGGCCTGGACGCGGCGACCACCCGCAATCCGAACATCCGCATCGGCGCCAAGGTGCCGAGCAATCACGGTGCCCTGCTGCGCAAGGACTTCCGTGCCATCGCCGATTCGGTGCGCGAGGTCGCCACGCTCGACCGGTGA